Proteins encoded in a region of the Pocillopora verrucosa isolate sample1 chromosome 11, ASM3666991v2, whole genome shotgun sequence genome:
- the LOC131777222 gene encoding uncharacterized protein isoform X2: MLNGTSGTFRSPGYLTQLKYDDNLDCSWTLLIPSDGYLTLIFVEFETEECCDFVTLTDSVGKTIATLSGDKQNYEVAVNGSTTQLVKVTFTSDSSVRRRGFLAQYLIELPPSSSSVMSSSPMVASSTSVTEMPSLSSPAHSVMSHLFISSSTASLIPAMSSPVISENQSSSFTGILTSSSPTSSQNQSMSATEQPTLSSAAPSILSSPPTLSSLVPSVSSSSHLMSTLVTELPILSSTPFTTLTVEPSSVTFTPVTSSSRTPELTLPPEVQTVLVNLLSSVSQIILRLQTLLQGPISPEDFANFRNETIDILKQIENSLAGPTTSPANNRQMAKRDIREFPDTRELLELLNKIHQKLLA; the protein is encoded by the exons ATGTTGAATGGCACTTCGGGAACATTTCGAAGTCCTGGATATCTCACTCAACTGAAATACGACGACAACCTGGACTGCTCATGGACTTTGCTGATTCCTTCTGATGGATATTTAACTCTTATTTTCGTAGAGTTCGAAACGGAGGAGTG TTGCGATTTCGTTACGTTGACTGATAGCGTTGGTAAGACCATAGCAACTTTAAGCGGCGATAAGCAAAATTACGAAGTAGCGGTAAATGGAAGtacaactcagttggtaaaagTAACCTTTACTTCCGACTCGTCTGTCAGACGGAGAGGATTTCTGGCTCAGTATCTCATAGAACTAC CTCCATCAAGTTCCTCCGTTATGAGTTCCAGTCCGATGGTTGCTTCCTCCACATCGGTCACAGAAATGCCATCACTGAGTTCTCCAGCTCATTCAGTTATGAGCCATCTTTTTATCTCGTCCTCGACAGCCTCATTAATACCAGCAATGAGTTCACCAGTAATTTCTGAAAACCAATCTTCGTCATTCACAGGGATACTAACATCAAGTTCACCTACTTCCTCTCAAAACCAATCCATGTCAGCAACAGAACAACCAACATTGAGTTCAGCTGCACCTTCAATACTAAGTTCTCCTCCGACACTGAGTTCACTTGTGCCATCAGTTTCCAGTTCTTCTCACTTAATGTCGACTCTAGTTACAGAATTACCAATATTAAGTTCTACTCCTTTCACCACCTTAACAGTGGAACCATCCAGTGTCACATTTACTCCTGTGACGTCATCTTCAAGAACTCCAGAACTGACTTTACCACCTGAGGTTCAGAC AGTGCTTGTTAATTTGCTCTCGTCTGTGAGTCAAATAATTTTGAGG cttCAAACGCTTCTTCAAGGACCAATCTCTCCCGAAGACTTTGCAAACTTTCGAA acgAAACGATAGACATTTTGAAGCAAATTGAGAACTCATTAGCCGGCCCAACAACATCCCCGGCTAATAACAGGCAGATGGCCAAGCGAGACATACGGGAATTTCCAGATACACGAGAACTGCTGGAACTACTGAACAAAATTCACCAAAAATTGTTGGCTTGA
- the LOC131777222 gene encoding uncharacterized protein isoform X1 encodes MKNMNHFLSILLMVTTIFLSKTSVEGCGGMLNGTSGTFRSPGYLTQLKYDDNLDCSWTLLIPSDGYLTLIFVEFETEECCDFVTLTDSVGKTIATLSGDKQNYEVAVNGSTTQLVKVTFTSDSSVRRRGFLAQYLIELPPSSSSVMSSSPMVASSTSVTEMPSLSSPAHSVMSHLFISSSTASLIPAMSSPVISENQSSSFTGILTSSSPTSSQNQSMSATEQPTLSSAAPSILSSPPTLSSLVPSVSSSSHLMSTLVTELPILSSTPFTTLTVEPSSVTFTPVTSSSRTPELTLPPEVQTVLVNLLSSVSQIILRLQTLLQGPISPEDFANFRNETIDILKQIENSLAGPTTSPANNRQMAKRDIREFPDTRELLELLNKIHQKLLA; translated from the exons ATGAAGAACATGAATCACTTCCTGTCAATATTGCTCATGGTTACGACAATTTTCCTCAGCAAGACATCCGTTGAAG GCTGTGGGGGAATGTTGAATGGCACTTCGGGAACATTTCGAAGTCCTGGATATCTCACTCAACTGAAATACGACGACAACCTGGACTGCTCATGGACTTTGCTGATTCCTTCTGATGGATATTTAACTCTTATTTTCGTAGAGTTCGAAACGGAGGAGTG TTGCGATTTCGTTACGTTGACTGATAGCGTTGGTAAGACCATAGCAACTTTAAGCGGCGATAAGCAAAATTACGAAGTAGCGGTAAATGGAAGtacaactcagttggtaaaagTAACCTTTACTTCCGACTCGTCTGTCAGACGGAGAGGATTTCTGGCTCAGTATCTCATAGAACTAC CTCCATCAAGTTCCTCCGTTATGAGTTCCAGTCCGATGGTTGCTTCCTCCACATCGGTCACAGAAATGCCATCACTGAGTTCTCCAGCTCATTCAGTTATGAGCCATCTTTTTATCTCGTCCTCGACAGCCTCATTAATACCAGCAATGAGTTCACCAGTAATTTCTGAAAACCAATCTTCGTCATTCACAGGGATACTAACATCAAGTTCACCTACTTCCTCTCAAAACCAATCCATGTCAGCAACAGAACAACCAACATTGAGTTCAGCTGCACCTTCAATACTAAGTTCTCCTCCGACACTGAGTTCACTTGTGCCATCAGTTTCCAGTTCTTCTCACTTAATGTCGACTCTAGTTACAGAATTACCAATATTAAGTTCTACTCCTTTCACCACCTTAACAGTGGAACCATCCAGTGTCACATTTACTCCTGTGACGTCATCTTCAAGAACTCCAGAACTGACTTTACCACCTGAGGTTCAGAC AGTGCTTGTTAATTTGCTCTCGTCTGTGAGTCAAATAATTTTGAGG cttCAAACGCTTCTTCAAGGACCAATCTCTCCCGAAGACTTTGCAAACTTTCGAA acgAAACGATAGACATTTTGAAGCAAATTGAGAACTCATTAGCCGGCCCAACAACATCCCCGGCTAATAACAGGCAGATGGCCAAGCGAGACATACGGGAATTTCCAGATACACGAGAACTGCTGGAACTACTGAACAAAATTCACCAAAAATTGTTGGCTTGA